In Dyella terrae, one DNA window encodes the following:
- the rbfA gene encoding 30S ribosome-binding factor RbfA codes for MPSRDFKRTDRVGAELRREIGLLVHAAVRDHGLPSSSVSDVEVTRDLDVATVWVTALMPEKSAELVKELKGLAVEFRRELSRSMRLRRVPELRFKYDDSVDKGERIEQLLRENPTSAEPENE; via the coding sequence ATGCCATCACGTGATTTCAAGCGAACCGACCGCGTGGGCGCCGAGCTGCGCCGCGAAATCGGCTTGCTGGTACACGCCGCCGTGCGCGATCACGGCTTGCCATCGTCAAGCGTTTCGGACGTCGAAGTGACTCGCGATCTCGACGTCGCTACGGTTTGGGTCACGGCCCTCATGCCGGAAAAATCCGCCGAACTGGTGAAGGAGCTCAAGGGCCTCGCCGTGGAGTTCCGCCGCGAACTGTCCCGCTCCATGCGGCTGCGTCGCGTCCCCGAACTGCGCTTCAAGTACGACGACTCGGTCGACAAGGGCGAGCGAATCGAGCAATTGCTTCGCGAGAACCCGACCTCGGCCGAGCCTGAAAACGAGTAA
- the truB gene encoding tRNA pseudouridine(55) synthase TruB, with the protein MKHFRALHGIVLLDKPLGMSSNQALQAARRMFRAEKGGHTGALDPLATGLLPLCLGEATKIAGSLLGSRKAYVADCRLGVTTTTADLEGDVVETRPVPSFSDGEIERALAPLRGRILQVPPVYSALKQGGEPLYVKARRGEVVDVPPREVEVFRLEVMSRTADSVRLHVECGSGTYVRSLAVDFGDNLGCGAHLTGLRRLWVEPFREPVAMVTLDQLAAAREQGDAALLPLLLPLAAGLVDWPALHLDAEQSHGVSQGRQIFPEGAAEGPCVAYADDGRPLALCEVNSDGKLLIQRGFNLPKVSPAETGAVE; encoded by the coding sequence ATGAAACATTTCCGCGCCCTCCACGGCATCGTCCTGCTCGACAAGCCCCTGGGCATGAGCTCCAACCAGGCCTTGCAGGCGGCGCGGCGTATGTTCCGTGCGGAAAAGGGCGGTCACACTGGCGCGCTCGATCCCCTGGCAACGGGGTTGTTGCCGCTGTGTCTTGGCGAAGCCACCAAAATCGCGGGCAGCCTGCTCGGTTCCCGGAAGGCGTACGTAGCGGATTGCCGACTCGGCGTGACGACCACGACGGCCGACCTGGAGGGGGATGTCGTCGAGACGCGGCCCGTACCTTCGTTCAGCGACGGGGAGATCGAGCGTGCGCTGGCTCCGTTACGGGGGCGCATCCTGCAGGTGCCTCCGGTTTACTCTGCGCTCAAGCAGGGCGGGGAGCCGTTGTATGTGAAGGCACGGCGCGGCGAGGTGGTCGATGTACCGCCGCGTGAGGTGGAAGTGTTCAGGCTTGAGGTCATGTCCCGTACAGCCGACAGCGTCCGCCTTCACGTCGAATGCGGATCCGGTACCTATGTGCGCAGTCTGGCGGTGGATTTCGGCGACAACCTTGGCTGTGGCGCCCACCTGACGGGCCTGCGCCGGCTCTGGGTAGAACCGTTCCGCGAGCCCGTTGCCATGGTGACCCTTGATCAGCTTGCGGCGGCCAGGGAGCAGGGTGATGCCGCACTTTTGCCGCTCCTGTTGCCGCTGGCGGCAGGCCTGGTCGACTGGCCAGCCTTGCACCTGGATGCGGAACAGAGTCACGGCGTCTCACAGGGGCGCCAGATTTTCCCGGAAGGCGCAGCGGAAGGCCCCTGCGTCGCCTATGCCGATGACGGTCGTCCGCTGGCACTGTGTGAAGTCAATTCCGACGGAAAGCTCCTCATCCAGCGCGGC